The Saccharolobus shibatae B12 genomic interval ACAGATTTATTAATTCCATTAGTTCCTTCCTAGATCCACCTGTGGTTCCAATTACTTTTATATGCTTTCCGTATAGGGAGCTTAGATTTACCTTCACTTCACTTCCAGTTAAAGTCCCGAAGAATGCCAATTGACCACCTAAACCTAGAACTTGTAAGCTTTTTTCCCACACAGAAGATCCTAAGGAGTTTATTACTACATCAGCCATTTTTCCATTGGTTATTTCTTTAACCTTTTGTACTACATTATCATATCCTATTATATAATCTGCACCAAAGTCCTTTAGCCAGTTCTTTCTTGAAACCGCTATCACTGTTGCTCCGAACTTTTTAGCCAGTTGAACTGCAAAGATACCAGTATTTCCACTTGCACCAAAGATCACTACAGTATCATTAGGAGAGACTTCCAATTCTTTTAATGAGTGGTACGAAGTTAGAGCAGCTACAGGTAAACTTGCTGCGAGATCCCAACTCATACTTTCTGGAATTTTAAAAACATTCTTATCTGGAACCGAAAAGTATTCTGACCAGCCACCGTTAGTTATAACACTCATTATCCCACCGCTTCTACATAACATTTCTCTTCCAGATAGGCACAAATCACAAGTGCCATCAAATACTCTGTTGTATACTACTACCTTATCTCCTTTAGCTAGTCCTTTTACATGATCCCCTACTTTTTCAACTACTCCAGCAACTTCCGCACCGGGGATATGGGGCATTGGGGTAACAGGAATAGCGTTAATTACGAAGTAATCTATAGGGTTTAAACCAGATTTAACTACTCTTATCAAAACGTCATGTGGACCTAATTGTGGTTCTTGAACTTCTTTTACCTTGAGATTTTCTAAACCACTCTTGTCGAAAACTAGGGCTTTCATAAAAAACTAGTCTTCTCCGCAATATAAATCGGTTTCTTAACTTTGGGTAACTATTGTCTTATCCCTATCTTGGCCTTATTCTTAAAGCTAATATATTCGTACGCAAGGCTTACGAAAGCTTCATCAGCCTCTTCACCCCTCTTCTTTATTGTGATATACCTTAAGGTCTCCAGTTCTACTGATGTTAAGTTAGTTATGTATAAAAATATATTCGTGGGCTTATGTAATAAAATGGCTTCAGCTCCTTTAAGTACAAATAGGTGTAATTTTTCTCCATCCTCTTCTTCAACAACTTGTAGATTAATTGGAAAATTAGTTACCTTTTTCAACCATAGGTTTTCTAGCATTCTTACCTCTTCATTGTCATATACCTTTTCAATATTTTTAACAAATTTCTCTATCACACTCATGATCATTATACAATAGGTTTTATATGGTTTTAAGTTTGAAGCGGAAAAATTATTAAATTTAGATGTATAGTATAGCATAGAGAATTATTGACAACAAATATCGTCAGACTTTTGAGTATTAAAGGTGGTGTTGGTAAAAGCTCTATAGCTTATGCATTAGCGAGGACTATCTCTACTTCTGGGTATAGGGTATTGTTTTTGGATATGGATAACCTTCATACTGTTTCAAGAATATTGGGTGTTAAGGATTGTGAGTTAACATATGTAAGAGATTTTTTCGTATTTGCATGCGATGATCTCAGTAAGATTTCGTTTGACAACTACGAATATGTGATAATTGATACCTATTCTGGGATACCTAGAGGAACGCTATCAGATAT includes:
- a CDS encoding alcohol dehydrogenase catalytic domain-containing protein, which produces MKALVFDKSGLENLKVKEVQEPQLGPHDVLIRVVKSGLNPIDYFVINAIPVTPMPHIPGAEVAGVVEKVGDHVKGLAKGDKVVVYNRVFDGTCDLCLSGREMLCRSGGIMSVITNGGWSEYFSVPDKNVFKIPESMSWDLAASLPVAALTSYHSLKELEVSPNDTVVIFGASGNTGIFAVQLAKKFGATVIAVSRKNWLKDFGADYIIGYDNVVQKVKEITNGKMADVVINSLGSSVWEKSLQVLGLGGQLAFFGTLTGSEVKVNLSSLYGKHIKVIGTTGGSRKELMELINLCKDCKVKVHKTYRLDEGVEAVKEIMSENRDGRVMLQVS